A window of the Salipiger sp. H15 genome harbors these coding sequences:
- a CDS encoding AtzE family amidohydrolase — MRDLQWAMAHEIAERVGSGQLRARDVAEAALRRIAVLNPEVNAFTGVTGERALSEADAVDAAIAAGRPPGPLAGVPFAVKNLFDVAGLPTLAGSRINRDRAPARRDATLIRRLRAAGAVLTGTLGMGEYAYDFTGENSHEGACRNPHDLARMTGGSSSGCGAATAAGLAPVSLGSDTNGSLRVPASLCGVFSLKPTYGRLTRAGTFSFVDSLDHLGPFARSVTDLALAYDAMQGPDPEDHGCADRPAEPARPTLEDGIGRLRFARPGGWLAAQAGPMARVAAAAVAHVLETEGCSRHEVALDGAAAGRAAAYLITNSESAAFHLDRLRSRAGEFDPDTRDRFLAGALLPAAWVSRAQRVRAWWLAQAMEAFGRVDALILPATPVPAPLRGDKVLTLGGEERPLRPNLGLLAQPFSCIGLPVVTVPVFLPGELPIGVQIVVPPWREELALRIARVLERSDVACARPPALCSLG, encoded by the coding sequence ATGCGTGATCTGCAATGGGCCATGGCCCACGAGATCGCCGAGCGCGTCGGCAGCGGCCAACTGCGGGCGCGCGACGTGGCCGAGGCGGCGCTACGGCGCATCGCGGTGCTGAACCCCGAGGTGAACGCCTTCACCGGGGTGACCGGCGAGCGCGCCCTCTCCGAGGCCGACGCGGTCGACGCCGCCATCGCGGCGGGCAGGCCGCCCGGGCCGCTGGCCGGGGTGCCCTTCGCGGTGAAGAACCTCTTCGACGTCGCGGGCCTGCCCACGCTGGCCGGCTCGCGCATCAACCGCGACCGCGCGCCGGCGCGGCGCGACGCGACCCTGATCCGCCGCCTGCGCGCGGCCGGGGCGGTCCTGACCGGCACGCTCGGGATGGGCGAATACGCCTATGACTTCACCGGCGAGAACAGCCACGAGGGCGCCTGCCGCAACCCCCACGACCTTGCCCGGATGACCGGCGGCTCCTCCTCGGGCTGCGGCGCGGCGACGGCGGCGGGGCTCGCGCCGGTCTCGCTCGGTTCCGATACCAACGGCTCGCTGCGCGTGCCCGCCTCGCTCTGCGGGGTGTTCAGCCTCAAGCCCACCTATGGTCGGCTGACCCGTGCCGGGACCTTCTCCTTCGTCGACAGCCTCGATCACCTCGGACCCTTCGCGCGCTCGGTCACCGACCTCGCGCTGGCCTATGACGCGATGCAGGGGCCGGACCCCGAGGACCACGGCTGCGCCGACCGCCCCGCCGAGCCCGCGCGGCCGACCCTGGAGGACGGCATCGGGCGGCTGCGCTTCGCGCGTCCGGGTGGCTGGCTCGCGGCCCAGGCCGGGCCGATGGCCCGCGTCGCGGCGGCGGCCGTCGCGCATGTGCTCGAGACCGAGGGCTGTTCCCGCCACGAGGTCGCGCTCGACGGGGCCGCGGCCGGGCGCGCCGCGGCCTATCTCATCACCAATTCCGAAAGCGCCGCCTTCCACCTCGATCGCCTGCGCAGCCGCGCGGGCGAGTTCGACCCCGACACGCGCGACCGCTTCCTTGCCGGCGCCCTGCTCCCTGCCGCCTGGGTCAGCCGCGCCCAGAGGGTGCGGGCCTGGTGGCTGGCGCAGGCGATGGAGGCCTTTGGCAGGGTGGATGCGCTCATCCTCCCCGCGACTCCGGTGCCCGCGCCGCTGCGGGGCGACAAGGTCCTGACGCTTGGCGGCGAGGAGCGGCCGCTGCGGCCCAATCTCGGCCTGCTGGCGCAGCCCTTCTCTTGCATCGGCCTGCCGGTGGTCACGGTCCCGGTCTTCCTGCCGGGCGAGCTGCCGATCGGCGTGCAGATCGTCGTTCCGCCCTGGCGCGAGGAACTTGCGCTGCGCATCGCGCGTGTGCTGGAACGGTCGGACGTCGCCTGCGCCCGGCCCCCGGCGCTCTGCAGCCTGGGGTAG
- a CDS encoding DUF4089 domain-containing protein, whose amino-acid sequence MTGMDYEAYIDAVSEMMDLPIAAGHRPGTARFLAIAAEMAAILGTVDLDDGELVLAPVFRPPNPGETGDA is encoded by the coding sequence ATGACGGGAATGGACTACGAGGCCTATATCGACGCGGTGTCGGAAATGATGGACCTGCCGATCGCGGCGGGCCATCGCCCCGGCACCGCCCGGTTCCTTGCGATCGCCGCCGAGATGGCGGCGATCCTCGGCACGGTCGATCTCGACGACGGGGAACTGGTGCTGGCACCGGTCTTTCGCCCCCCAAACCCCGGAGAGACCGGCGATGCGTGA
- a CDS encoding cysteine hydrolase has product MILVQLAAEPAPLNFDPARSALIVIDMQRDFLEPGGFGETLGNDVSLLQAAVGPCGLALEAARRAGMLIIHTREGHRPDLSDAPPAKIQRGVPSRRIGDPGPMGRILVRGEPGHDIVAALYPAPGEVVLDKPGKGAFHQTDLAQVLGNGGIDTLIVCGVTTEVCVHTTIREGNDRGYRCVALGDACASYFPEFHRVGLEMIKAQGGIFGWVSDAQSFASALTAGEQAA; this is encoded by the coding sequence ATGATCCTCGTGCAACTGGCCGCCGAGCCGGCCCCCCTGAATTTCGACCCGGCGCGCAGCGCTCTGATCGTGATCGACATGCAGCGCGACTTTCTCGAGCCCGGCGGCTTTGGCGAGACGCTGGGCAATGACGTCTCGCTCCTGCAGGCGGCGGTCGGCCCCTGCGGGCTGGCGCTGGAGGCGGCGCGGCGCGCGGGCATGCTGATCATCCACACCCGCGAAGGGCACCGGCCGGACCTTTCGGACGCGCCACCCGCCAAGATCCAGCGCGGCGTGCCGAGCCGGCGCATCGGCGATCCCGGCCCGATGGGGCGCATCCTCGTGCGCGGCGAGCCCGGCCATGACATCGTCGCCGCGCTCTATCCCGCGCCGGGCGAGGTGGTGCTGGACAAGCCGGGCAAGGGCGCCTTCCACCAGACCGACCTTGCGCAGGTCCTCGGCAATGGCGGCATCGACACGCTGATCGTCTGCGGCGTGACCACCGAGGTCTGCGTGCACACCACCATCCGCGAAGGCAATGACCGGGGCTACCGCTGCGTGGCCCTCGGCGATGCCTGCGCCTCGTATTTTCCGGAATTCCACCGTGTCGGCCTCGAGATGATCAAGGCGCAGGGCGGGATCTTCGGCTGGGTCAGCGACGCGCAGAGCTTCGCCTCCGCCCTAACCGCCGGTGAACAGGCGGCCTGA
- a CDS encoding AtzH-like domain-containing protein, giving the protein MEEFDRASVEAEIRAEFEAYEAALGANDVERLTGFFWEDPRAARLSPGGGLYGHDQIAGFRKARDVSDIARELSEVRITAFSADFGTATCEYRRLGSGRRGAQSQVWMRRPEGWRIVSAHVSLDA; this is encoded by the coding sequence ATGGAAGAGTTCGACAGGGCGTCGGTGGAGGCCGAGATCCGGGCCGAGTTCGAGGCCTACGAGGCGGCGCTCGGGGCGAATGACGTCGAACGGCTGACGGGCTTCTTCTGGGAGGACCCGCGCGCGGCCCGGCTCTCGCCCGGCGGCGGCCTCTACGGCCACGACCAGATCGCCGGTTTCCGCAAGGCCCGCGACGTGTCGGACATCGCGCGCGAGCTGAGCGAGGTGCGCATCACCGCCTTCAGCGCCGATTTCGGCACCGCCACCTGCGAGTACCGCCGGCTCGGTTCGGGACGGCGCGGCGCGCAGAGCCAGGTCTGGATGCGCCGCCCGGAAGGTTGGCGCATCGTCTCGGCGCATGTCAGCCTCGACGCCTGA
- a CDS encoding LysR family transcriptional regulator, giving the protein MRHLVTLMMIRDVARAGSIRRAAEDMNITSSALNRRIQSFEEEFGAPIFERLPRGVRLNPAGELLMQHIQAQVGDLARVRSQIADLSGERRGHVSIACSQALNPVFLPREVALYRREHPGVTFSIRIRDRAQAEQELSTFATDLALVFEPVHLVDFEVIQSTEQPVCAVLSESHPLARRDVLRLRDCLAERHVVPSPQYGVRHLLEQATRGRSLSLRPVVEADSFELMRQYVLYEEVVGFQIPIGIPPSPGSGLVLRPIHRDDIEAGLLLLGQMRGRTLPVASAKFAQQVARALR; this is encoded by the coding sequence ATGCGCCATCTCGTCACCCTCATGATGATCCGCGACGTTGCCCGGGCGGGCTCGATCCGCCGCGCCGCCGAGGACATGAACATCACCAGTTCGGCGCTCAACCGGCGCATCCAGAGCTTCGAGGAGGAGTTCGGCGCGCCGATCTTCGAGCGCCTGCCGCGCGGCGTGCGGCTGAACCCGGCGGGCGAGCTGCTGATGCAGCACATCCAGGCGCAGGTCGGCGACCTTGCCCGGGTGCGCAGCCAGATCGCCGACCTGAGCGGCGAGCGCCGGGGCCATGTCTCGATCGCCTGCTCGCAGGCGCTGAACCCGGTCTTCCTGCCGCGCGAGGTGGCGCTCTACCGCAGGGAGCACCCGGGCGTGACCTTCTCGATCCGCATCCGCGACCGCGCCCAGGCCGAGCAGGAGCTCAGCACCTTCGCCACCGATCTTGCGCTGGTGTTCGAGCCGGTGCACCTCGTCGATTTCGAGGTGATCCAGTCGACCGAGCAGCCGGTCTGCGCCGTGCTTTCCGAATCCCATCCGCTGGCCCGGCGCGACGTGCTGCGGCTGCGCGACTGCCTTGCCGAGCGCCATGTCGTCCCCTCGCCGCAATACGGCGTGCGGCACCTCCTCGAGCAGGCGACGCGCGGGCGGTCGCTGTCCCTGCGGCCCGTGGTCGAGGCGGACAGTTTCGAGCTGATGCGGCAATACGTGCTCTACGAGGAGGTGGTCGGCTTCCAGATCCCGATCGGCATCCCGCCCTCCCCCGGCTCCGGCCTCGTCCTGCGGCCGATCCATCGCGACGACATCGAGGCGGGGCTGCTGCTGCTCGGCCAGATGCGCGGGCGAACGCTGCCGGTCGCTTCGGCGAAGTTTGCCCAGCAGGTCGCCCGCGCGCTGCGCTGA
- a CDS encoding TAXI family TRAP transporter solute-binding subunit, with protein MDDFPEGSELDDVNDLSQDHRDRPATDLLPHRHRRRGRHPFPIGGSIINAIRAPPGSRPCAGGGGNAACWGRPPPSQSTTASVFNAAALQNGKLEAGLVAADIVHDACHGVPTFEGKVHDRLRVAANLCPENLHLVMPAGATIENRAGLGAKRDGIAALGVPLHPGAERRYRDVVMLK; from the coding sequence TTGGATGACTTCCCGGAGGGCAGTGAGCTGGATGATGTTAATGACCTTTCTCAGGACCACCGCGATCGCCCAGCAACCGACCTTCTTCCGCATCGGCACCGGCGGCGCGGGCGGCACCCTTTTCCCATCGGCGGCTCCATCATCAACGCCATCCGGGCCCCTCCGGGCTCGCGCCCCTGCGCGGGTGGGGGGGGCAATGCGGCGTGCTGGGGCCGACCGCCACCCTCGCAATCTACCACCGCCTCGGTGTTCAACGCCGCCGCCCTGCAGAACGGCAAACTCGAGGCCGGGCTCGTCGCCGCCGACATCGTGCATGACGCCTGCCACGGCGTCCCCACCTTCGAGGGCAAGGTGCATGACAGGCTGCGCGTCGCCGCCAATCTCTGCCCCGAGAACCTGCACCTCGTGATGCCCGCCGGCGCCACGATCGAGAACCGCGCCGGTCTCGGGGCCAAGCGCGACGGCATTGCGGCCCTCGGAGTGCCGCTGCACCCGGGCGCCGAGAGGCGCTACCGCGACGTCGTCATGTTGAAGTGA
- a CDS encoding CheR family methyltransferase, which yields MTVAIGSSAGGIVALTDLFDALPADPGVAFVVVSHLDPTQPSGLVSILSRHTDMEVVAVSGRHQLKRNNVYVIPPDREIVATDSFVESRPFAEPRGKRAPIDAFFRSMANDHRDGVAMILSGGGADGAIGVRAVKEAGGVVMVQDPQEAQHPSMPRAAIATGCADFVQPVAGLARRLAELIETKNRLGQHQIADAEQETLRRILVLLRTRTGHDFLEYKAATILRRITRRMEINRIEGVEAYLRFFEETPQEAQALLDDFLISVTTFFRDDSAFKSLTDRVIPELMLRSPSAGPVRVWVAGCATGEEAYSIAMLLLEQVQDAAVPPEIQIFATDLDAAAIGTAREGLYPATIEVDVSPERLQRFFTREGNHYRIRKVVRDLVVFAEHSLLKDPPFSRVDLVSCRNLLIYLKRMAQRRVMATLHFALKADGVLFLGSAESVESAPELFRPLDLKARIFQSVSRVSEQVPLPQVAPQPIAGLARREVGAALANSGQSEAAQHRQALEMLAPPSLLVDADYRILHISDSAGRYLRHPGGTPTSSVLLNILPELRLDLRRALHCAFEDNTPSLSLPIAVPLDDGKYRVVLNVRPVQRDHKISEALVVFNEGTSLAPVDGPVPPRHTDQRTDEMLTRLYEELEIAQEQLRSSRADYESTNEELLAANEELQSINEEYRSTSEELETSREELVSMNEELRALNKELGTKVQTLSEANSDLQNLIAATEGGTLFLDTQMRIRLFTPEVGRYLNITALDVGRSITDFTHKLDYAGLVEDARSVLTDLRLIEREVSKGAEERVLIRFRPYRTLENKIEGVVVSFIDLTRLRHAERALRRADLQFRALVNATSYAVYRMSPDWTETRELDGNGITLDMREPGGSWLDESVDPEDRPLVKESIERAVQSKEAFEFEHRVRKPDGSIGWTHSRAVPLVDESGEVIEWFGAASDITEWRRTAEELAQARRLDTIGRLAGAVAHDFNNLLNIILANVELAKMRVGSEAVQDLLQNAMDAAELGAGFNRRLLSLTGRSAVRPQVTDVETRIAEVCTLLESALGERIDLKTALAPDLWPVLSDPGDVSNVLFNLVLNARDAMPEGGTITIGAGNVSLDAAQAKAAGDTAPGDYVCVSVDDDGQGMSAEVLDHAKDPFFSTKSDGTGTGLGLFSVQVFARQSGGSMTIESVSGSGTKVRVYLPRTELQARPAVKKAVDQALPPGRGETILVVEDDDILRRTAHECLTSLGFRTRQAATSAEAIACLEAFDDISLVFSDIVMPGKLDGFDLAMWVQRERPGIPVVLTSGYQSEVDRLVSSKPGSSPAIVPKPYSLAELAAAVQAALRPA from the coding sequence GTGACGGTGGCCATCGGCAGTTCCGCCGGGGGGATCGTGGCGCTGACGGACCTGTTCGACGCCTTGCCTGCCGATCCGGGGGTCGCCTTCGTCGTGGTCTCTCACCTCGATCCCACGCAGCCGAGCGGGCTCGTCTCGATCCTGTCGCGCCACACCGACATGGAGGTCGTCGCGGTCTCGGGCCGCCACCAGTTGAAGCGCAACAATGTCTACGTCATTCCGCCGGACCGCGAGATCGTGGCGACGGACAGTTTCGTGGAAAGCCGGCCCTTCGCCGAGCCGCGCGGGAAACGGGCGCCGATCGATGCCTTCTTCCGCTCCATGGCCAACGATCACCGCGACGGGGTGGCGATGATCCTGTCGGGCGGCGGCGCCGACGGGGCGATCGGCGTGCGGGCGGTCAAGGAGGCCGGAGGGGTCGTGATGGTGCAGGACCCGCAGGAGGCCCAGCACCCGTCGATGCCGCGGGCCGCCATCGCCACGGGCTGCGCGGATTTCGTGCAGCCGGTCGCGGGCCTCGCCCGGAGGCTCGCCGAGCTGATCGAGACCAAGAACCGCCTCGGCCAGCACCAGATCGCCGACGCCGAGCAGGAGACCCTGCGCCGCATCCTCGTGCTGCTGCGCACCCGCACCGGGCATGACTTCCTCGAGTACAAGGCGGCGACGATCCTGAGGCGCATCACCCGCCGCATGGAGATCAACCGGATCGAGGGGGTGGAGGCCTACCTGAGGTTCTTCGAGGAGACGCCGCAGGAAGCCCAGGCCCTGCTCGACGACTTCCTGATCTCGGTGACGACCTTCTTCCGCGACGACAGCGCCTTCAAGTCCCTGACCGACCGGGTCATCCCGGAGCTCATGCTGCGGTCCCCGTCGGCCGGGCCCGTCCGCGTCTGGGTGGCGGGATGCGCCACCGGCGAGGAGGCCTATTCGATCGCCATGCTGCTGCTCGAGCAGGTGCAGGACGCCGCCGTGCCGCCCGAGATCCAGATCTTTGCGACCGACCTCGACGCGGCGGCCATCGGCACGGCCCGCGAGGGGCTCTACCCGGCCACGATCGAGGTCGACGTCTCGCCCGAGCGGCTGCAGCGTTTCTTCACGCGCGAGGGCAACCACTACCGGATCCGCAAGGTGGTCCGCGACCTTGTCGTCTTCGCCGAGCACAGCCTTCTGAAGGATCCGCCGTTTTCCCGCGTCGACCTGGTGAGCTGCCGCAACCTGCTGATCTATCTCAAGCGCATGGCGCAGAGGCGGGTGATGGCGACGCTGCACTTCGCGCTGAAAGCCGATGGCGTCCTCTTCCTCGGCTCGGCGGAAAGCGTCGAGAGCGCGCCGGAGCTCTTCCGTCCGCTCGACCTGAAGGCGCGCATCTTCCAGTCCGTCTCGCGCGTGTCCGAGCAGGTGCCGCTCCCGCAGGTGGCACCGCAGCCGATCGCGGGACTGGCGCGGCGCGAGGTCGGCGCGGCCCTCGCGAACAGCGGGCAGAGCGAGGCCGCGCAGCACCGTCAGGCCCTCGAGATGCTGGCGCCGCCCAGCCTGCTGGTCGATGCGGACTACCGCATCCTGCACATCTCGGACTCGGCGGGGCGCTACCTGCGCCACCCGGGCGGCACGCCCACCAGCAGCGTGCTGCTGAATATCCTGCCCGAGCTGCGCCTCGACCTGCGCCGCGCGCTGCACTGCGCCTTCGAGGACAACACGCCCAGCCTCAGCCTTCCGATCGCGGTCCCGCTCGACGACGGCAAGTACCGGGTGGTGCTGAACGTGCGGCCGGTGCAGCGGGATCACAAGATCAGCGAGGCGCTGGTGGTGTTCAACGAGGGCACCTCGCTCGCCCCGGTCGACGGTCCCGTCCCGCCGAGGCACACGGACCAGCGGACGGACGAGATGCTGACCCGGCTCTACGAGGAGCTCGAGATCGCGCAGGAACAGCTGCGCTCGAGCCGGGCGGACTATGAATCGACCAACGAAGAACTGCTCGCCGCCAACGAGGAACTGCAGTCGATCAACGAGGAATACCGCTCGACCTCGGAAGAGCTCGAAACCTCGCGCGAGGAACTGGTCTCGATGAACGAGGAGCTCCGGGCGCTGAACAAGGAGCTGGGCACGAAGGTCCAGACCCTCTCCGAGGCGAATTCCGACCTGCAGAACCTGATCGCCGCCACCGAGGGAGGCACGCTCTTCCTCGACACCCAGATGCGGATCCGTCTCTTCACCCCGGAGGTCGGGCGCTACCTGAACATCACCGCGCTCGACGTCGGCCGCTCGATCACCGACTTCACCCACAAGCTCGACTATGCCGGGCTGGTGGAGGATGCCCGGTCCGTGCTCACCGACCTCAGGCTGATCGAGCGCGAGGTCTCGAAAGGGGCCGAGGAGCGGGTCCTGATCCGGTTCCGCCCCTATCGCACGCTCGAGAACAAGATCGAGGGTGTCGTCGTCTCGTTCATCGACCTGACGCGCCTGCGCCATGCGGAGCGGGCCCTGCGTCGGGCAGACCTGCAGTTCCGGGCGCTGGTCAATGCCACTTCCTACGCGGTCTACCGGATGAGTCCCGACTGGACCGAGACGCGAGAGCTCGACGGCAACGGCATCACCCTCGACATGCGCGAGCCGGGCGGCAGTTGGCTGGACGAGTCCGTCGACCCCGAAGACCGGCCGCTGGTGAAGGAGAGCATCGAAAGGGCGGTGCAGTCGAAGGAGGCCTTCGAATTCGAGCACCGGGTCAGGAAGCCCGACGGCAGCATCGGCTGGACCCACTCGCGGGCGGTTCCGCTGGTGGACGAAAGCGGCGAAGTCATCGAATGGTTCGGCGCGGCCAGCGACATCACCGAATGGCGCCGCACGGCGGAGGAACTGGCGCAGGCCCGGCGCCTCGACACGATCGGGCGGCTTGCCGGGGCCGTCGCGCATGACTTCAACAACCTCTTGAACATCATCCTCGCGAATGTCGAACTGGCGAAGATGCGCGTCGGCAGCGAGGCCGTGCAGGACCTGCTGCAGAACGCCATGGACGCGGCGGAACTCGGCGCGGGGTTCAACCGGCGCCTGCTCTCGCTCACCGGAAGATCGGCGGTGAGGCCGCAGGTGACCGATGTCGAGACCCGGATCGCCGAGGTCTGCACCCTGCTCGAGAGCGCCCTCGGCGAGCGGATCGACCTCAAGACCGCGCTGGCCCCGGATCTCTGGCCGGTCCTGTCCGATCCCGGCGACGTCAGCAACGTGCTCTTCAACCTCGTGCTCAATGCCCGGGATGCGATGCCCGAGGGCGGCACGATCACCATCGGGGCAGGCAACGTGTCTCTGGATGCCGCGCAGGCGAAGGCGGCGGGCGATACCGCGCCCGGCGACTATGTCTGCGTCTCGGTCGACGACGACGGGCAGGGCATGTCCGCCGAGGTGCTCGACCATGCAAAGGACCCGTTCTTCTCGACCAAGTCGGACGGGACGGGAACGGGGCTCGGGCTCTTCAGCGTGCAGGTCTTCGCCCGGCAGTCCGGCGGCTCCATGACCATCGAGAGCGTGTCCGGTAGCGGGACCAAGGTCCGGGTCTACCTGCCAAGGACCGAGCTGCAGGCGCGCCCCGCCGTGAAGAAAGCGGTCGATCAGGCCCTGCCTCCGGGCCGGGGCGAGACGATCCTCGTGGTCGAGGACGACGACATCCTGCGCCGCACCGCGCACGAGTGCCTGACGTCGCTCGGCTTCCGCACCCGGCAGGCAGCGACCTCCGCCGAGGCGATCGCCTGCCTCGAGGCCTTCGATGACATTTCGCTGGTGTTCAGCGACATCGTCATGCCGGGCAAGCTCGACGGGTTCGACCTCGCGATGTGGGTGCAGCGCGAGCGGCCGGGCATCCCGGTGGTGCTGACCTCCGGCTACCAGTCCGAGGTCGACCGGCTCGTCAGCTCGAAGCCGGGCAGCAGCCCCGCGATCGTGCCCAAGCCCTATTCCCTCGCGGAGCTCGCGGCGGCGGTGCAGGCGGCCCTGCGCCCGGCATGA
- a CDS encoding non-ribosomal peptide synthetase, with translation MESRDGLAGGIAKLGKLFGTQIALSDGESGNSISFEELAETIPVASAELDRLGLPRGGLIAFRSALPFQTAQLFLSLAPHRPLAPIPAHAKLAEVRDLLGLLRPAALVLAQHEDGLVELCGDLEIPCLLAQANGTDPVSLAPLTDGMRPAPNARRLDGPGVVLTTSGTTGTPKLVALDETRLILSAGNIARSLDLRQSDTGIVIMPLHHVHGLVTGLLAPLLVGARSLIQPSPDPRAFLETAAATGASWYTAVPTMHRAILDLARRQPELAERCTIRLARSASSALPSEVRQGIASVFNCAVVEAYGMTEATHMICTQMPGENTKHGDVGRPEAVSLEVRDGDRRAVGDAEPGEIWIRGDAVIDGYLDNPAANASTFDNGWMRTGDIGRLNPDGTLTIIAREKEVVKRGGAQVAPTEIEEALLARPGVRDAIAFGVAHPTLGQDLAAAVVIDPASGGDVRELRASLFDVLSDYKVPSRILTVAEIPKGPTGKPRRLDMEHLLAGPLNAASEPPRSATEGILSALFAATLGRDTMGRSDDFFLSGGDSLSGTSTIVELNMLLRINLSPEILFRYPTVAELGAHVDAMDGGRVKHSLEALYGDSDADTAIGL, from the coding sequence TTGGAGTCGCGTGACGGTCTTGCTGGCGGTATCGCCAAACTCGGAAAATTGTTCGGTACACAGATTGCCCTTTCGGACGGAGAGAGCGGAAATTCCATTTCCTTCGAGGAGCTTGCGGAAACCATTCCCGTCGCGTCGGCCGAGCTGGACCGCCTTGGACTGCCACGAGGCGGCTTGATCGCCTTTCGCTCGGCCTTGCCCTTCCAGACCGCGCAGCTCTTTCTGTCCCTCGCGCCGCATCGACCGCTCGCACCGATCCCGGCCCATGCCAAACTGGCCGAAGTGCGCGATCTCCTCGGCCTGCTGCGGCCTGCCGCGCTTGTTCTCGCGCAGCACGAGGACGGGCTTGTCGAGCTTTGCGGCGACCTTGAAATTCCCTGCCTTCTTGCCCAGGCGAACGGCACCGATCCGGTGTCGCTCGCGCCCTTGACCGATGGCATGCGCCCCGCACCCAATGCGCGCCGCCTCGACGGGCCGGGCGTCGTTCTGACCACGTCGGGGACGACCGGCACCCCGAAACTCGTCGCGCTCGACGAGACGAGGCTGATCCTGTCGGCAGGGAACATCGCGCGGTCGTTGGACCTCAGGCAGTCCGACACCGGCATCGTGATCATGCCCCTGCACCACGTGCACGGCCTCGTCACCGGCCTGCTCGCGCCGCTTCTGGTCGGCGCCCGAAGCCTCATTCAGCCGAGCCCGGATCCGCGTGCATTCCTCGAAACCGCCGCCGCAACCGGAGCGAGCTGGTATACGGCCGTGCCGACCATGCATCGCGCCATTCTCGATCTCGCGCGTCGGCAGCCCGAGTTGGCGGAGCGCTGCACGATCCGGCTGGCGCGCTCGGCCTCCTCCGCCCTGCCAAGCGAAGTCCGGCAGGGGATTGCGAGCGTATTCAACTGTGCCGTCGTCGAGGCCTACGGGATGACCGAGGCGACCCACATGATTTGCACGCAGATGCCCGGCGAGAACACCAAGCATGGCGACGTCGGCCGACCGGAAGCCGTGTCGCTTGAAGTCCGCGACGGTGACAGGCGCGCGGTCGGCGATGCCGAGCCGGGTGAGATCTGGATCAGGGGCGACGCGGTGATCGACGGGTACCTCGACAATCCCGCCGCCAATGCCAGCACCTTCGACAATGGCTGGATGCGCACGGGTGACATCGGGCGGCTGAACCCGGACGGGACGCTCACGATCATCGCGCGCGAAAAGGAAGTGGTGAAACGCGGAGGGGCCCAGGTCGCGCCGACCGAGATCGAGGAGGCCCTGCTGGCACGACCGGGAGTCCGCGATGCCATTGCCTTCGGCGTGGCACATCCCACGCTCGGGCAGGACCTTGCCGCCGCCGTAGTGATCGACCCTGCATCAGGCGGCGACGTCCGGGAGCTGCGCGCGTCCCTCTTCGATGTGCTGTCGGACTACAAGGTGCCGAGCAGGATCCTGACGGTTGCGGAAATCCCCAAGGGCCCGACCGGCAAGCCTCGCCGGCTCGACATGGAGCACCTTCTGGCCGGGCCGCTGAACGCGGCTTCGGAACCGCCGCGCAGCGCAACCGAGGGCATCCTCTCCGCCCTGTTCGCGGCGACGCTCGGACGGGACACGATGGGCCGGAGCGATGATTTCTTCCTCTCGGGCGGAGACTCGCTTTCGGGAACCAGCACGATCGTCGAGTTGAACATGCTGCTCCGGATCAACCTGTCTCCGGAAATCCTCTTCAGGTATCCGACCGTTGCGGAACTGGGTGCCCATGTCGACGCGATGGATGGAGGCCGGGTGAAACACTCGCTGGAAGCGCTCTACGGCGACAGCGATGCGGATACGGCCATCGGCCTATGA